The genomic window GCCCCCCCTTTTTCTTGAAGAATATTTAAAGAACCATCCGGAATTTTCAGTATCTAAATTTGTGTAAAACCATATAGAAATAAAGATTTCCATTAATTTCATGACGGTCAGTGGATTTTTAATAATTCGAAGAGGCTTAGAACCCTATTAACTCGGACTACGATTCGGAAGGTCGTGGGTTCAAACCCTTTCCGGCGCGAATATTCCCCCTAGTACATTTACAATTTACATATAAATTGCCGGTCTTATCTTACTGGCCCTGTCAATTAACTATCTCATTAGAAATCATGAGTAACTTTTGATCCATATCATGGTTTAATCATACAAGAGAGCCTTACGAATCTAAATAAAAGTATTTCGGAAAAGAACATTTCGGGGGTTGAAAATCAGAGGGGAGTTAATATAATTAGAACAAAAAGATTCCAAAAAGCCAAAATGTTAAGTGTAAAGAGGCAATAAATATGAGGATCAAATTTTTATTTATGAGGACGTGGGTAGTATGCATCTCTTTTATAATTTTTTGCTCGTCTATTGCATATTCGGCCACTTGGCGACAATTTGGAGAACTTCCTGAATCTCCAAAATTTGGTAGAACGGATTATTTTATCGAAATAGAGAGCATAAACATAAAAGGAGATGTTAGGAGCGCTTTGTTAAAATCTGTATTTTCTAAACCACAGACATATAACGAGGGAAAGACTTATACGGATTTGTTGAGTTTTGCTCATTATAACTGCTCAAATAGGACTCAGGCAATATCCAGGATAGACGTTTATAGTACGAATGGTGAACTTGTGGGATCAGAAAAACAGGATTTGATTTATGTGCCAATACCCGAAGGAAGTTTAGATGAGAAAATTTATCAATTTGTTTGTAATTATAAGAAGTAGTCCAATTATTGCATATTGCATCCTTTGGTAGGGTATTTTCATCTAACACCTATGATGATCTCTAAAGGAGGAGAAGAGTTGTCGAAAAAGATTAAGTTTATGACGATAATATCAACGTTGTTATCCTCTATTCTATTTCTTACGTATATATCTAAAGCCCAAGATGTTGCCGTTCCAGTGTTGGAACCTACAATAGAAAAGGTGGTTTCCTATCCCAACGAATATGAAGGAAGAAAAATTACGTTACAAGGCGAGGTCTCCAGGTTGAAATTTACTGAATCATTCACCGGGAAACCCTATACTTTATTCGAGTTGGTGGATCCTGAGAAGAATATAATAAACGTTTATGCTGAGGGGCACTTGGGCATTGAAAAAGGTGAAAAACTCCGAATCCATGGGAAGTTCAGCACGGAAAAGAATTATTTTCTGTTTAAGTTTAAAAATGTTGTAAAGGCGAAATCGTTTGAGATCTTAGGTTAACGTGGTGCTTTTACCCGATTAGCAAAGCCAGTATTGAATTCTCTAATTTCTGTTAAATGAAGGTTTTAGGGAGTTTTGTCAGGACATTCCTTTAAGACATTACGGTTTCGTTAGAATTCTTTTGTTTTAGCTGAAGGTCTTTCTTGTCTACTCAAGGCTCTATTTTTTATGAGCCTTCCGATTTCCCAATTTTCTTTATCTACTTCGGTTGGGATTTTTAATGCTGGTATGGATTTCGGGTTTCCTTTTTCATCTATTGCAACATATACGAAATATCCTTCGCAGCAAAACTCTTTCTTACCGGTAAATTTTTCAATCCTGTAAACCTTAACACTTACAACCATCGATGTCTTGCCGGTGTATATGACCTTTCCCTTTTGTTCTATAATATCCCCTTGTTTTATGGGTGTCTTAAAATCTAGTGCTTCAATAGATGCTGTGACGACCTCTTCGTTGCAGAAAAGCATAGCAGCGAGACCGCCGGTAATATCCATGAATGAGACAAGTGTCCCCCCGAATATATTGCCGTAATGATTGGTGTGTGGGGGAAGAACAAGCTCGGAATTAGTGACCTCGGTAGATTCTTTGGCCTTAGATGGTTTTTCCATAACGATCTATTTTGCCCCCTTCTCGTACTAAACGAGTATTCAGAACTACTAGATTGTACTCACTTTAACCAATAGTTTAAGTAATTATTTTGTTTTGTTATTTACGAGCTCAAATTCAAAGTATGGCGCACATTCTCAGGATTCTCTCGAGTTTACTTTTTAATGAACCTTCGGGTTATATTTCATGTCTGCTAGATAAGATTTTACAATTTGACAAATAGTGAAGTTAGATTAATATTAGATCACTCTAATTTTGAAGTTTTATCACTCTAAATGTGCGTCCAGACCATCCGGGGAATTTAGAATGCCGATTTAGAGGGACTGTATTAATATGATTTCAAATTTCTACAACCAGCTTATATGTTTCATCGAAGGAATCAGTGAAAACAGTGAGTTTGTACATTTATCAACCTTTCACACAAAAATCGCTTTCTTGGTACTCGTTTTGTTTTCCTTCCATGAGGTATTTGCGGTAGGTGGTATTTCCAATACAAAGGTTATAGTGCCGAGCACAGAAACGGTTCCTGAAAGGCACTTAGAGATTGAGCCGTTTTTTGGCCTGGTTTTCGTTGATGACGAGGATAATTCGGTTGGATTCGACGCCGGCGGGCGTTTTACTTTGGGTGTAGTGGATAATTTAGAGATTGGCGCAAATGCCGGATATCTTTCCGTTGAAGATTCGAATGTAATAGATCCGGAGGCTAATCTCGGCAATGTAGAGGCTGGAATGAAATTCAGGTTCATTGATGAAGGTGATAAATTTCCGTTCTCGCTGGCCTACCAGGGAGGAATCACATTTCCAACTAGTGGCAGTAACGATCTTTGGGTAATTGAACCTTTCGGCTTGATCCTTACGAAGAATTTCAGCGATTCCTTTTCTTTGGATACGGATATTGTTCTAGCCTTGGTTGAAGATAAAAGTGCAGGATTTGTGGCTGAATTGGGATTTGGCTATTTTGTCAGACCTTGGTTTCAACCCGTGATAGAGGCTGGTTATTCGTTTGAAGATGCGGAAGGTGAAGGTAGTGTTTCTGTATTTAATTTAACCGCTGGATTTACGGCCCCGGTTTCGGAAATGCTGACAATTATTTTTGGAGTTACGCCTGATCTTCATACAAGGAATATAGATAAAGAATTATTGATCACTACAGCATTTACGTTTCTTTTTTGAAGTATTTACGGTTAACAGAGAATAACAATGTGGAAGAAGACTTTAATCCCCCATTCAACCCGTTATTTTGTGGCATGCTAAAGTCCAGCTCGTCACATTTGGTGGGATTCTCATTTCAGTAATGGACCACCGTATTTCTAATAACAGATACAAAACAGTCTTGACGTAGGAATGATTTTCCGTATAATTTAGATTACTCTAAAAACTTATATTGGTCGATCTAAAGATAAAATTAATTAAATCAAATGATAAGTCCGACTGTTGAAGATTATTTGAAGGCAATATATAAGCTTCGAAAGGGGAAGGAAAAAGTAACTACATCTGCCATCGCGGAGAGGTTAGAACTCTCCAATGCAACTGTCACTTCTATGATAAAGAAACTGGCAAAGCAGAAATTTGTAAAACACATTTCCTATCATGGAGTTGTGTTGACAGATGCGGGTGAAAAGGTTGCTGTAAAGGTAATTCGTCGGCATAGGCTGGTCGAGTTATTCTTGAAGGAGATTCTAAAGCTGGAGTGGGATAAGGTTCATGATGAAGCTGAAAAGCTCGAACATTATATATCAGATGAAATTTTAGACAGTATAGACAGGGTCCTCGGATATCCCAAGACCGATCCTCATGGGGATCCTATTCCGACAAAAAGTGGTGATATCGAGAACGTAGATGATAGATATACATTGGCAGATGCAGAAGTGGGTAAAACCTTGGTGATCCACGGCGTTAGCGATGGCGATCCGAAAAAACTCCGCTTCATGTTTAAACTGGGCTTGCTGCCTGGTGTCAGTATAAGCATTAGGAGCAAGACTCCATTTGAGGGTGACTTGGATATTAAGGTTGGCAAATCGCACTATCACCTTCCGTTGGAGGTTGCAAAGAAGATTTATGTAACTCAGCTTGAAAAAACCCTCGATCGGGTAGAGAAGAAGCATTAACTTGGAGAAGAATTAGAGACAATGAAATTTGGTCTAGAGAGAGTCGGTACGAATTTACTACAATACGTAATATCTTTATTTTTATTTTCCGTGCCCGCGAATGCACATATCATCAAGGAAGAGCCTTGGCACCCTGTACCGGCAGCGTATCTTAGAAGCTTATTCTACGCAAACCTAAAACCGATTGATTGGGATCTGATTGAGAAGGATTTTATGACTGTTAATGGGCCAGGATATAAATTTACTTCAGTTTATGAGGCGTTTAAACCCTTAAAGGAATATAGCGGTGAAGATTATGAATCCTTGATAAAAGTTGCGATTGCAAAGAAGGATAGGGTGGCACTTTATGCGATTTCTACTCGAGCCGTTTCACAGTTGATAAGATTTCATTTAGCTAAAGCACAGGAGAATCTTGAAAGGCCCGGCGTCGCACTCGAAGAGTTGCTGAATGCGAGGAGGATTTACCGGGCGTTTGAAAACTTTCTCGAACAAGCCGATCAACCAGCTTACGACAAAATGGGAAGAGCATGGTTGGAGATGTCGAGCAGCACGGGAAGCTCCGGCGTCCTTGGAGTAGGGGTAAAGGATGCTGATCCAAAGAAATTTGAAAATGCACGAAGGCTGGTAGACGATTATTTAATTGATAATTATGAAGCCGAAGTAGAAGGATCTGCTGTTGAGATAACCCCGCTGCCGAAAACGGTTGCTACTGCTAACAATAATGTAAACATAGCTCCTTGGCTGCCGCCTGGTAGTGATTTGAACGATCAGGATCCCCTGCCGC from Thermodesulfobacteriota bacterium includes these protein-coding regions:
- a CDS encoding metal-dependent transcriptional regulator translates to MISPTVEDYLKAIYKLRKGKEKVTTSAIAERLELSNATVTSMIKKLAKQKFVKHISYHGVVLTDAGEKVAVKVIRRHRLVELFLKEILKLEWDKVHDEAEKLEHYISDEILDSIDRVLGYPKTDPHGDPIPTKSGDIENVDDRYTLADAEVGKTLVIHGVSDGDPKKLRFMFKLGLLPGVSISIRSKTPFEGDLDIKVGKSHYHLPLEVAKKIYVTQLEKTLDRVEKKH
- a CDS encoding acyl-CoA thioesterase, with amino-acid sequence MEKPSKAKESTEVTNSELVLPPHTNHYGNIFGGTLVSFMDITGGLAAMLFCNEEVVTASIEALDFKTPIKQGDIIEQKGKVIYTGKTSMVVSVKVYRIEKFTGKKEFCCEGYFVYVAIDEKGNPKSIPALKIPTEVDKENWEIGRLIKNRALSRQERPSAKTKEF
- a CDS encoding surface-adhesin E family protein codes for the protein MRTWVVCISFIIFCSSIAYSATWRQFGELPESPKFGRTDYFIEIESINIKGDVRSALLKSVFSKPQTYNEGKTYTDLLSFAHYNCSNRTQAISRIDVYSTNGELVGSEKQDLIYVPIPEGSLDEKIYQFVCNYKK